GAGGATATGCCGCTGGCGCATGACGGCGTATCCCCAGACCGCTCGGGGCTGCCCGGCGGGCTGCGGCAGGTGACGCTGATCATCGGCGGCGGCATCGCCGCCTATAAGTCGCTCGACCTCATCCGCCGTTTGAAGGATCGGGGCATGCATGTGCGCTGTGTGCTGACCCAGGCCGCGCAGCAATTCGTCACCCCGCTGGCGGCCAGCGCGTTGGCCAACGAGCGCTCCTATACCGACCTGTTCGATCCGCAGAGCGAATTCGACGCCGGGCATATCCGCCTCGCCCGCGACTGCGACCTGATCGTGGTCGCCCCCGCCACCGCCGACCTGATGGCGAAGATCGCGAACGGCCATGCCGACGACCTCGCCACCGCGATCCTGCTGGCGACCGACCGGCCGATCCTGCTGGCCCCTGCGATGAATCCGTTGATGTGGTCGAACGCGGCCACCCGCCGCAATGTGGCGCGGCTGACCAAACGCGGCGCGCTGCTGGTCGGGCCGAATGCCGGCGCAATGGCCGAAGCAGGCGAAGCGGGCGTTGGCCGGATGGCGGAGCCCTTGGAGATCGCCGCCGCGGCCGCGCGGCTGCTCGATCCCAAACGCAGCGGCCCGTTGCGCAAGAAGAGCATTCTGATCACCGCCGGTCCGACGCATGAGCCGATCGATCCGGTGCGCTATATCGCCAACCGCTCCTCCGGCAAGCAGGGCTATGCGATTGCGGCGGCGGCGGCCGCCGCCGGGGCTGACGTGCGGCTGATCTCCGGACCGGTCAACCTGCCGGCGCCGGCGGGCGTCGCGGTGACGCGGGTGGAATCGGCGCGCGACATGCTGAAGGAAGTCGAGGCGGCGCTGCCGGTCGATTGCGCGATCTTCGCCGCCGCCGTCGCCGACTGGCGCGTGGCCGACGCCGGCACGCAGAAGATCAAGAAGCAAGCCGGCGCGATTCCGTCGCTGTCGCTGATCGAGAATCCGGACCTGCTCGCCACCGTCTCCAAGCTCGGCGATCGGCGTCCGGGCCTCGTCATCGGCTTCGCTGCCGAGACCGAGAACCTGCTCGCCAACGCGCAGGCCAAGCTGGAACGCAAGGGCTGCGACTGGATCGTTGCCAATGATGTATCGCCGGCAGGCGGCGTGATGGGGGGCGATCGCAACACCGTCCACATCGTCACCCGCGACGGGGTGGAGTCCTGGCCGGCGATGGACAAGGACGACGTCGCCAAGGGCCTGGTCGCCCGGATCGCCAACGCCATGACGGACAAGACCCCGTGACAAACGACATCGTTATCCCGGTGCAGCGCCTGCCGCACGGCGAGGGATTGCCGCTTCCCGCCTACCAGAGCGAACAGGCCGCCGGTCTCGATCTGCTCGCCGCGGTCGCCGAAGACGAGCCCGTCACGCTGGCACCCGGCGCGCGGGCGCTGATCCCGACCGGGCTGGCAATCGCGCTGCCGCCGACCATGGAAGCGCAGGTCCGGCCGCGCTCCGGCCTCGCACTAAAGCACGGCGTGACAGTGTTGAATTCGCCGGGCACGATCGACGCCGATTATCGCGGCGAGATTCGCGTGATCCTGATCAATCTCGGCGACGAACCGTTCCTGATCCGGCGCGGCGAGCGGATCGCGCAGATGGTGATCGCCCCGGTGTCCCGCGCGCAGCTCTCCAGCACGACGGTCCTCCCTGAGACGTTTCGTAGCACCGGCGGATTCGGCTCCACCGGCCGATAATTCATATTCGCCTTTGGACAACGTCGCCGCGGTCTCGACGGCATGGAACCGCCTTAATACGGTACCGCCGCAAAAAATGACCGCGATGTACGTTTAATGTCCCTCGTTCCTACCCGTGGCTTGCTGGCGATTCTCGCCGTGCTCGATATCGCCCTCAACGCAACCGAGCGCCCCCTCTCCGCGAAATCACTTGCGACCCGTTACAATCTCGCGCCGCGTTACCTCGAACCGATGCTGCAGATGCTGGTGCATGTCGGCATCCTCAAAGGGATTCGCGGGCCGCATGGCGGCTACCGCCTCGGCCGGCCGCCGTCGTCCCTGACGGTGGCCGAGATCCTGCAAGCCGCGCTCGCCGACAACAACGACCCGTATCCGCCGCTCAAGCGCAACCCGGTGGTCGCGCGGGTCATCCTGCCGAGTCTCGATCTCGCCGAGCGGATGATGTCGGACACGCTGAAGAGCATCACCATCGAGGCGCTCGCCAACCGCGCCGCCGCGCTGAAGGTTGCCGGCGAGTAACGGAACCCGAGCATCCTTCGTCGCGCCTCACGCACGCCATGCAGCGATCCTGCGTGGCGCGCGACCCTGCGTTCACGATCTGGACTCTTACCCATGGAGTCCTGTTGGGGATATTCTGAATTGATTCGCGAGCAAGCGAAGGGCGCGCAGCGCGCTTGAATCCCGGACCGTCACGCGTCACCCGGGACTGTCCAGAATTCGGCGTCGTGTCACACCCGCAGGGCCTTGCGCGCCAGGCTGTGGGGGCGTGGCGGGGCGCAGCAGGTGTTGGGGTGCAAAGCCAATGGGGGGCATGATCCATGCGATGCGTCGGGCATTTCTGTCCTGCGCCAGCCCTCGCAGCCTTGTCCTCCTTGCGTCCGCGCTGGCCCTGCCGGCCGGCGCCCATCCGGCGCTCGCGCAGGGGAACGCAGCAACCGACAGCGCCGCATTTGATCGCCTGCTGACGGCGCTCGGCGGCATCGATCGCCAGGAGTTCGTCGCGCTCGCCCTCGCCTGCGCCATTCTCGGCTTTTCCGTCGTCTCCGCGATCCTGCTGATGCGGACCCGGACGCGCGCGGCGGAGAACGAGGAGCGCCTGCGCGCGGAAATTCAGACCTTGCAGGCCGAGAACGACCGCAGCAAGGCGCTGTTGCTGAGCGAGCCGCAGGTGGTGGTGGCCTGGCGCGCCGGCGACGACTTTCCCCAGATCGCCGGCGATCCATCGCTGCTGCTGGTGGATGGATCGCCGCAACGCCTGCTCGCCTTCGGGACCTGGCTCGCGCCGGAGCCGTCGCTGCAGCTCGAACGGGCCGTCGACGGCCTGCGCAATCACGCCGAAAGCTTCGCCCTCAACCTGACCACGCTGACCGGCCGCGCCGTCGAGGCGGTGGGACGCATCGTCGGCGGTCAGGCGATCCTCCGCTTTCGCGAGCTGAGCGGCTTGCGTCGCGATCTCGCCGAGATGACGATCCGCTACAACGCGCTGCAGGAGGAGACCGAGGTGCTGCGCGGCTTCGCCACCGCGATTCCATCGCCGGTCTGGGTCCGGCGGGCCAACGGCACGTTGAGCTTCGCCAACCCGGCCTACGCCCTTGCCACCGAAGCCGCCTCCAGCGCCGACGCGGTCAGCCGCGACCTCCACCTGCTGGACAGCCCCGACCGGCATGAGATGGCCCGCGCGCTGTCGGAACGCGCCGCCTTCGCCAAGCGGCTGCCGGTGGTCATCCGCGGCGAGCGCAAGATGTTCGACGTGCAGGCGGTGGCGCTGCGCTCCGGCACCGCCGGCATCGCCATCGACGCCAGCGAGGCCTCGAGCCTGCGTGCCAGCCTGACGCGAATGGCGGATGCCCACCGGCGCACGCTCGACCAGCTTTCCTCTGCCGTCGCCGTGTTCGATGGCCAGCAGCGGCTGATCTTCTTCAACGAAGCTTACCGCCGGCTCTGGGACCTCGACGTCGGCTTTCTCAACACCGGGCCGAGCGATGCGGCCATCCTCGACAGGCTGCGCGCAGCGCGGAAGATTCCCGAACAGCACGACTTCCGCCAGTGGAAGGCGCGGCTGCACGAGGCGTACCGTTCCACCGAAGCCAGGAACGACGAGTGGCACCTGCCGGACGGACGCACGCTGCGCGTGATCTCGACACCCAATCCGGAAGGCGGCGTCACCTATCTGTTCGACGACGCGACCGAAAGCCTCGATCTCGAACGGCAGTTCGACGCGCTGATCCGCGTACAGCGGGCGACCCTGGACAACCTCGCCGAAGCGGTCGCCGTGTTCGCGAGCAATGGCCGCGCCCGGCTGTTCAATCCCGCCTTCGCCCGGATGTGGCAGCTGTCGGCGGATGCGCTGGAACAGCAGCCGCACATCTCCACCGTGCAGCAGTGGTGCCAGCCGCTGTTCGACGACGAGCACGCCTGGCAGACGCTGCGCGGCGCCATCACCGGCATCGACAACCGCAATTCGCTGATGATGCAGATCGAGCGCAAGGACGGCAGCGTGCTGAACTGCATGACGATGCCGCTGCCCGATGGCGCGACGCTGCTCACGTTCCAGGACGTCACCGACAGCGTGAACGTCGAACGCGCCTTGCGCGAACGCAACGAGGCGCTGGAGACCGCCGACCGGATGAAGGTCAACTTCGTTCATCACGTCTCCTACGAGCTGCGCTCGCCGCTCACCACCATCATCGGCTTCGCGCACTTCCTCAGCGATCCCGCGACCGGCCCGCTGACGCCGAAACAAAGCGAGTATCTCTCCTACATCACCGCGTCGACCAACGCGCTGCTGGCGATCATCAACAACATCCTCGATCTCGCCACCATCGATGCGGGTGCGATGTCGCTCAATCTCGGAGCGGTCGATGTGCGCAAGGCGATCGACCAGGCCTCGGCGGGCGTGCAGGACCGGCTGCAGACCGACCGCATCACCCTCGATGTCGAGATCATCGGCGCCGACGCGCCTTTCATCGCCGACGAGCGTCGCGTCGTGCAGGTGCTTTACAACCTGCTCGCCAACGCCGTCGGCTTCTCGCCGCACGACGGCCGGGTGGTGCTGCGCGCCAGCCAGCATGGCGGCCGCACCATCTTCTCCGTCAGTGATCAGGGCCCCGGCATTCCACCCGAGAGCAAGGACAAGGTGTTCAACTGGTTCGAGGCCAACGCCAACGGGTCGCGCCACCGCGGCGCCGGCCTCGGCCTCGCCCTGGTCCGCTCGTTCGTGGAGATGCATGGCGGACGCGTGAGCATCGATTCGGCCGTCGGACGCGGGACCACGGTGACCTGCGAATTCCCTGCCGAACCGCCGAACAGCGGCATCGACCCATGAGCGCGACGCCGTTCTCCTTCACGACCGCGCTTGCAGGGGAAGCCGCAACGGCCGCCCTGATGGCTGACCTCGGCCTGTTGATCGGCGCCCGCGATACGATCACGCTCTCCGGCGACCTTGGTGCCGGCAAGACCACCGCGGCACGCGCCCTCATTCGCCATCTTGCGAACGATCCGATGCTGGAGGTGCCGAGCCCGACCTTCACGCTCGCTCAGAGCTACGAGCTGTCGATCCCGGTTCTTCACGTCGACCTCTACCGCGTCAACGATCCCGACGAATTGGAAGAGCTTGGCCTGGTGCCGTTCCCGGACCGGACGCTGGTGCTGCTCGAATGGCCCGACCGCGCCGCAAACCTGCTGCCGGAGGATCGGATCGACATCGCCTTCAGCCATAGCGACACCGCCGAGGCACGAACCGCGACGCTCACCGGATATGGTTCAGCGGCGCAGACCGTCGAGCGGCTGGCGCGCCTTCGCGCCTTTCTCGAACGCTCCGGCGCGATCACGGCGACGCGGCAGCCGATGGCAGGCGACGCCTCGACCCGCTCCTATGCGCGGCTGCTCGCCGACGACCGCTCGACCATCCTGATGAACATGCCAGCCCGTTCCGACCCGCATCTGATCTACAACGGCAAATCCTATCTCGCCGCGGTGCATCTCGCCGAGGACATCGTGCCGTTCGTCGCGATCGGCAACGGCCTGCACGCACGCGGTTTCTCGACCCCGCAAATCCTGCACACCGATCTCGATGCCGGCTTCCTGATCAGCGAGGATCTCGGATCCGACGGCGTCCTCGCCGGCACACCGCCGCTGCCGATCGAAGAGCGCTACCAGGCCGCCATCGACGCGCTGGTGGCGCTGCATCGGCAGCCGCTGCCGACGGCGCTGCCGGTCGAGGGGCGCGCGGACTACGTCATTCCATCGTTCGATGTGGACGCGATGCTGATCGAGGTCAGCCTGCTGCTCGACTGGTATCTGCCGCATCGTGGCGTCGCGGTGACCCGCGCGATACGCGAGAGCTTCGTCGATCTATGGCACGCGGTCCTGCAGCAGGCGCTGCGCGCGCCTGCGACCTGGGTGATCCGCGATTATCACTCGCCCAACCTGCTCTGGCTCGGCGCACGCGAGGGCATCGGCCGCGTCGGCATCATCGACTTCCAGGATGCGGTGCTCGGCCCGCACGCCTACGACGTCGCCTCGCTGGCGCAGGATACGCGCGCCGATGTCGCCGAAGCGCTGGAGCTTGCCCTCGTCTCGCACTACGTGCGCGGACGGCGGCAGGACGATCCTGGATTCGACGCGGCGGCCTTCGCGCAATCCTATGCGGCGATGTCGGCGCAGCGGAACACGCGGCTGCTCGGCGTGTTCGCCCGGCTCAATCGTCGCGACGGCAAGCCGCAATATCTGCGTCATCTGCCGCGCATCTGGGGTTATCTCAACCGCGCGCTGGCCCATCCGGCCCTGGCCGAGGTTCGCGCATGGACTGCCGCGAACGTGCCGCCGCCCGACTGAGCCGCCGCCGCAACCCCAGCGCGAGGCCGGCCCTCTTTACCCCTTGTTAGCCTCCGGCCGAATACTCTGGCCGGGCATCCGTGCCGAGATCAGGGACCGCTGCCGGATCCGCAGAGGTTCGTGGGCGAGGGGAAGAAAAGATGGCCTCAGAACGCAACAAGGGCGAGCGCGTCAGCTTCGAGCGCGGCATCAGCGCGCACATGATGGGCATCGACGGCACATGGCGGCGCAACTGCGTAATGGAGGAAATCTCCGAAACCGGAACACGGCTGACGGTCGAGGGCTCGGTCGAGGGGCTGAACCTGAAGGAGTTCTTCCTGTTGCTGTCGTCCACCGGACTCGCCTATCGTCGCTGCGAGCTTGCCTGGGTCAATGGCGATCAGGTCGGCGCCACATTCTTGAAGCAGTCCGACAAGAAGAAGAACCGCCGCGCCAACGGACAATCCGTCGACGCATGAGTCCCGTACCGGACTCCGCGTCTCGCGTTCGGCTCATCCGCCATCACCCCGGCCTGCCTGTCTTAGCGGTGTAACAATGCGCGATTATCCGGGCGAGGTTGGAACCACGCCTGGCAGACCCATGCAACTTCATCTACACTCGCGCAACATCGAGATGATTCCTTCAATGCCGGCGAAACCGACATCCGCCATGGTGCTTGCCGCAGGTCTTGGACTGCGCATGCGGCCGATTACCGCGAAAATTCCGAAGCCGCTGGTGCAGGTGGCCGGAAAGACGCTGCTCGACCATGTGCTCGACAAGGTCGCGGAAACCGGCGTCGAGCAGACGGTCGTCAACATCCATTACCTGCCCGACCAGATCATCCGCCATCTTGCCGGCCGCAAGCACCCGCGGATCGTGATTTCCGACGAGCGCGACGAAATCCTCGGCACCGGCGGCGGCGTGGTGAAGGCACTGCCGCTGCTCGGCGATGCGCCGTTCTACCATCTCAATGCCGATACGCTCTGGATCGATGGCGTGCGGCCGAATCTGCTGCGGCTGGCGGAAACCTTCGATCCGGCGCGGATGGACATGCTGATGCTGATGGCGCCGACGGCCACGAGCATCGGCTATGACGGACGCGGCGACTACACGATGGCGACCGACGGCACGCTGCACAAGCGCAAGGAAAGCCAGATCGCGCCGTTCGTTTACGCCGGTGCGGCGATCATTTCGCCGAAGCTGTTCGCGGGAGCACCAAGGGGCGAGTTCGGCTTGCCCGACCTGTTCGCCACGGCCGAGGCCGCCGGCCGCCTGTACGGCCTGCGGCTCGAGGGAACCTGGATGCATGTCGGAACGCCCGACGCCATCGGCGCGGCCGAACGCGCGATGCTCGCAAGCGTCGCCTAAAGCATGATCCGGGAAACCGGGAAGCGGTTTTCCGAAGAGACCATGCTTAAACAATGAGCCAAAGCGCGAGAATGATTCATCCAAATCTCCTCGCGCTTCAGTCTTTTCGGGTTCTAATTGGCTGAGAGCCAAACCTTATCCGTCTGGTGTCGGCACCTGCCTCCAGCGCGCCGAAACCAACGCGAAAGCAGCTTCCGAAGCCGCTTGTCCGATCCCGCTGCAAGCTCGTCAGCCCCGGTTGATTTCCATATGATGCGGCCGCCTTTTGAGTCGGACCGCGTATGCACGTTTTCACTGTTCCAGCCTCGGCCCCGTTTCTGCGTACGGTGATCGCCGCGCTGATCGACGGCGAGCTCGTCCGTGGCTTCGAGGCCCGCAGCAATCCGGAGCGGCTGGCGGAGGCGACGATCTACCTGCCGACGCGACGGGCGATGCGGCTTGCCCGCGACGTATTCCTCGACGTGTTGCAGACCGACGCGGCGATCCTGCCGCGGCTGGTGGCGCTCGGCGACATCGACGAGGATGAGCTGATCTTTGCGCAGGCTGCCTCGAATGCACCGGCAACCGCGCTGCAGCTGCCGCCCGCCGTCGACGCCTTCGAACGGCGGTTGACGCTGGCGCAACTCGTCGCCGCCTGGGCCGCACGGCTGAAGCCGGTCGCCCCCCACACCACGCCGCTGGTGGTGAGCGGACCGGCATCGGCGCTGGCGCTCGCCGACGAACTGGCGCGGCTGATGGACGACATGCAGACGCGCGGCGTCTCCTGGGAGGCGCTCGATACGCTCGTCCCCGACACCTACGATACCTATTGGCAGCTCACGCTCGATTTCCTCAAGATCGCGCGACAGGCTTGGCCCGCATACCTCTCCGAAATCGATCGGATCGAGCCGTTCGCGCGGCGCGACCGGCTGATCCTCGCCGAGGCCGAACGGTTGAAAACCCAGCATCGCGGTCCGGTCGTCGCAGCGGGCTCGACCGGATCGATGCCCTCCACGGCGACGTTTCTCACCGCGATCGCACGGCTGCCGAATGGCGCCGTGGTGCTGCCCGGCCTCGATACCGATCTCGACGAAGCCTCCTGGCAATCGATCGGCGGCATCGCGGATGCGACGGGAGGCTACAGCGCCCATCCCGCCCAGGGCCATCCGCAATACGCGCTGCATATGCTGCTCAAGCAGTTCGGCATCGCGCGCAGTCAGGTTCGCGCGCTTGCGTCGCCGGCGGAGCACGGCCGCGAATTGCTGCTGTCCGAAGTGATGCGGCCGGCGGATTCCACCGCCCAATGGCAGGCGCGGCTTGCAGCGCCGGAGGTCGCGAGCCGGATCGACCGCGCGCTCGACCGGGTCGCGGTGATCGAGGCCGCCAATCCGGAGATGGAGGCGCTGGCCATCGCCATCGCCATGCGCGAGGCCGACCATGACGGCCTGACCACGGCGCTGGTGACGCCGGACCGGGCACTGGCGCGGCGCGTCCTCGCCGCGTTGGAGCGCTGGAAACTGGTCTGCAACGATTCCGGCGGCGACCCGCTGACCGATACGCCGGCCGGCCTGTTCGCACGGCTGATCGCTGTCGCGATCGCCGAGCAGCTCGCGCCCGCCGACCTGCTGGCCCTGCTGAAACACCCATTGCTGACGCTCGGCCGCACCAGCGACGCCTTGAAAGCTTGCGTCGACGATCTCGAACTGCTGCTGCTGCGCGGCACGCGGCCGCTGGCGGGCATTGCCGGCTTGCGGAGCAGCCTCGATCTCGTTTGCGGCGAGATCGCCAAGCTGCGTCGTGGCGAGCCCTCGCTGCTGCATCGCTCCGAGCTTCGTGCGCAGGTATCCGATGCGCGGATCGACGCTGTGCGCCGTCTGATCGACGATCTGGCGGGCGCGCTCGCTCCCATGGCCAGCCTCGATCACCGCAAGTCCCACGATATCGCCGTCCTCGCCCACGCCCATCGCGAAACCGCGGCGCTCCTGTCGCGCGACGCGCAAGACGTCGCGCGTGTCTTCACCGGCCCGGACGGCGCGGCCCTGCTCGCCGCTTTCGACGAAGCCTCCGCAACGGGCGCGCATGGGCGGCTCAGCGCACGGCTCGACGAATATCCCGACGTGCTGCAGACCGCGTTCTCAAGCCGCATCGTCCGCCGCGCCGAACTGCCCTTCGCCCGGCTGCACATCTACGGCCAGCTCGAAGCGCGCCTGACGCAATGCGATCGCGTCATCCTGGGCGGGCTGACCGAGACGGTGTGGCCGCCCGACCCGCGCAATGACCCCTGGCTGTCGCGGCCCATGCGCTATCAGATCAACCTCGATCTGCCTGAGCGCCGGATCGGCCTGTCCGCGCACGATTTCGTGCAGTTGATGGGAGCGCCGGAGGTGATCCTGACCCACGCGGCCAAAGTCGGCGGCGCACCGGCTGTTGCCTCGCGCTTCCTGCACCGGCTCGAAGCCGTTGCGGGCGCTACCCGATGGGCCGCGCTCCGCGCCCGCGGCGACGTCTATCTGCGCCATGCGGAAGACCTCGATCGACCACGTACGCCGCCGAAGCCGATCGCACAGCCGGCACCGAAGCCGCCGCGCGACGCGCGGCCGACGGCGCTCTCCGTCACCGAGATCGAAGACTGGCTGCGCGATCCCTACACGATTTACGCACGGCACATCCTCAAGCTCAGCCCGCTCGACCCGGTGGACATGCCGCTGTCCGCCGCCGACCGCGGCTCGGCGATCCACAATGCGCTCGGCGAATTCACGCAAGCCTTTCCAGACGCGCTGCCTGACGACGCCGGACGCTTGCTGCGCGAGATTGGCGAAAGGCATTTCGCGCCGCTGATGGAACGGCCGGAGGCGCGCGCGCTGTGGTGGCCGCGCTACCTCCGCATCGCCGCCTGGTTCGCCGATTGGGAAACGACCCGCCGCGACAACCTCGCGACCATCGCGGCCGAGAGCTACGGCTCGATCGTGCTGCCGGCGGACGGACGCAGCTTCCGCCTCACCGCCCGCGCCGATCGCATCGAGACCCTGCGCGACGGCCGCTTCGCCATCCTCGATTACAAGACCGGCGCACCACCCACCGGCAAGCAGGTGCGGCTTGGCCTGTCGCCGCAACTTACGTTGACGGCTGCGATACTGCGTGACGGCGGGTTCACCGACATTGCCGCAGGCGCCTCGGTTGCCGAGCTGCTTTATGTGCGGCTCTCCGGAAACAACCCGGCCGGCGAGGTGCCGCCGCTCAAACTCAGCCACACCCGACGCGCCGAAGATGCGATTCCACCCGACCATGCGGCCGACGAAGCGCGGCAGAAGCTGCAGGCGCTGATCCTGGCGTTCGAGAACGACGAGCAGCCCTACCATCCGCTGGTGCTATCGATGTGGTCGCGACGTTACGGCACCTACGACGATCTCGCGCGCATCAAGGAGTGGTCGTCCGGACGCGAGGATGAGCCATGAGCGCGCTGCGCCAAATCCCCGACGCGATCCGCGAGACGCAAGCCCGCGCCTCCGATCCCGCCGTGTCCGCGTTCGTCTCCGCCAACGCCGGCGCAGGCAAGACGCACGTGCTGGTGCAGCGCGTGATCCGCCTGCTGCTGCAGGGCACCGAGCCGGAGCGCATCCTCTGCATCACCTTCACCAAGGCGGCTGCCGCCAACATGGCGCAGCGCGTGTTCGAGAAGCTCGGCGAGTGGGTGACCCTCGACGACACCAAGCTGAACGCCGCCTTGCGCGAATCCGGCATCCGCCACCCGACCGCGGCAACCCGCAACGATGCCCGGAAACTGTTCGCCCGCGCGCTGGAAACACCCGGCGGACTGAAGGTGCAAACCATCCACGCGCTCTGCACGCGGCTGCTGCAGCAGTTTCCGTTCGAGGCCAACGTGCCGGCGCGCTTCAGCGTGCTGGACGACCGCGACCAGATGGAAATGCTGGAGCGCGGCAGCCTCGCGATCCTGCTCGAGGCCGCCGCCAATCCCGACAGCGCCACAGGTCGCGCGCTGCTGATGGCGATGACCAGCGCCGCCGACGTGACGCTGCGCGACGTGGTGCGCGAAGCCTGCCTCAGCCGCGATCAGTTCATGGCCTGGATCGAGCAGTCCGGCGGTGTCGAGCGTGCCCTGGCAAGCCTGTCGCAGACGCTGGGTCTCGCGCCTGACGACCGGCTCGACGACATCGAGCAGGAAATCATCGACGGGCCGCACCTGCCGAGCGCGGAGTGGCCCGCGATTGCAGCCGCTTTCGAAAGAGGAACGGCAAACGACCGCAAGCAGGGCGCCCGCCTGCGCGAAGCCGTTGCGGCTTCGGGCGCTGTGCGTCTCGACGCCTATCTGTCCGTCTTCCTGACCGGCGACAACGACTTCCGCAAATCGATCCTCACCGCAACGCTGGCGAAGTCACAGCCCGGCCTCGCCGCTGCACTCGAGCGCGAAGCGGACCGCCTGGCCGGACTGCTCGACCGGCGCCGCGCCGCCATCATGCGCGACCGCACCGCCGCGCTGGTGACGATCGCCGCCAGCGTCGCCGACCACTATCGCCGCGAGAAGCAGGAGCGCGGCCTGCTCGACTACGACGATCTGATCGACAAGACGTTGACCATGCTGTCGGACGCCGGCGCCGGCTGGGTGCATTACAAGCTCGACCGCGGCGTCGATCATGTGCTGATCGACGAGGCGCAGGACACGAGCCCAAAGCAGTGGGAGATCATCTCCCGTCTGGTGGCCGACTTCACCGCCGGCAGCGGCGCCCGCGAAGGCGTCAAGCGCACGATCTTCGCCGTGGGTGACGAGAAACAGTCGATCTTTTCGTTTCAGGGCGCGGCACCCCACGAGTTCGACGAGCGGCGGCGCGACTTCCAGCGCAAGTTCGAAGCCGCCGAACTGCGCTTCGACCCGATCTCCTTCACCTACTCGTTCCGCTCCGGCGTCAGCGTGCTGAAGTCCGTGGAAAGCGTGTTCAGCGCGCAGACAACCTATCGCAGCATCACCTCCGATAGCCAGGGCATGCCGCCGCACATGGCGCTCAGCGACGCCCCGCCGAGCATCGTCGATCTCTGGGAGCTGCAGGAAGCGGAGGAACGGCCAGAGATCGAAGGCTGGCGCGCGCCATTCGATGCGGTGGCGGAGACCAGCCCCGATGTGCGACTGGCGCAGCGGATGGCGAACGAGATCAAGACGCTGATCGCCGGTCATGAACCGACCGGACGCAGCGGGGCCCAGCGGCCGTTGCGCGCCGGCGACATCCTGATCCTGGTGCGGCGGCGCGGGAAACTGTTCGACTCGGTGATCCTGGCGCTGAAACATGCCGGCATTCCGGTCGCAGGCGCCGACCGACTGAAGCTGACCGAGCACATCGCGATCATCGACCTGATGAACCTCGCCGACGCGATCCTGCTACCCACCGACGACCTCGCCCTTGCGGTGGCGTTGAAGAGTCCGATTTTTGGCCTGAGCGAGGAGCAGCTCTTCACCCTGGCGCATCGACGCGAGGGGACGCTGCGCGCAGCGCTGGAGAAGCATGCGCGCACCGACTCCACCTTCGCCCACGCATTCGCTCTTCTGCAGCGCTGCGAGGCGCGCGCCGCCCACGGCACGCCATTCGACTTCTACGCCTGGCTGCTCGGCAGCGAAGGCGGCCGGGCGAGAATCTTTCAACGCCTCAACCACGAACCGAGTGACGCGCTCGACGAATTCCTCGAACTCGCGTTGAACTACGAGCGGCGCACAGCGGCTTCGCTCCAGGGGTTCATGGCCTGGCTGCGTGCGGCCGAAACCGAGATCAAGCGCGACATGGAGATGGTGCGCGACGAAGTGCGGGTGATGACCGTGCACGGCGCGAAGGGATTGGAGGCGCCGGTGGTGTTCCTGATGGACACCACCTCGTCGCCGACCGACACGCGCC
The sequence above is drawn from the Afipia sp. P52-10 genome and encodes:
- the coaBC gene encoding bifunctional phosphopantothenoylcysteine decarboxylase/phosphopantothenate--cysteine ligase CoaBC; this encodes MASLTIRKLDEALKAQLRLRAAQNGRSVEDEVRFILRDAASGPRSAAEDMPLAHDGVSPDRSGLPGGLRQVTLIIGGGIAAYKSLDLIRRLKDRGMHVRCVLTQAAQQFVTPLAASALANERSYTDLFDPQSEFDAGHIRLARDCDLIVVAPATADLMAKIANGHADDLATAILLATDRPILLAPAMNPLMWSNAATRRNVARLTKRGALLVGPNAGAMAEAGEAGVGRMAEPLEIAAAAARLLDPKRSGPLRKKSILITAGPTHEPIDPVRYIANRSSGKQGYAIAAAAAAAGADVRLISGPVNLPAPAGVAVTRVESARDMLKEVEAALPVDCAIFAAAVADWRVADAGTQKIKKQAGAIPSLSLIENPDLLATVSKLGDRRPGLVIGFAAETENLLANAQAKLERKGCDWIVANDVSPAGGVMGGDRNTVHIVTRDGVESWPAMDKDDVAKGLVARIANAMTDKTP
- the dut gene encoding dUTP diphosphatase; this encodes MTNDIVIPVQRLPHGEGLPLPAYQSEQAAGLDLLAAVAEDEPVTLAPGARALIPTGLAIALPPTMEAQVRPRSGLALKHGVTVLNSPGTIDADYRGEIRVILINLGDEPFLIRRGERIAQMVIAPVSRAQLSSTTVLPETFRSTGGFGSTGR
- a CDS encoding Rrf2 family transcriptional regulator — protein: MSLVPTRGLLAILAVLDIALNATERPLSAKSLATRYNLAPRYLEPMLQMLVHVGILKGIRGPHGGYRLGRPPSSLTVAEILQAALADNNDPYPPLKRNPVVARVILPSLDLAERMMSDTLKSITIEALANRAAALKVAGE
- a CDS encoding PAS-domain containing protein; its protein translation is MGGMIHAMRRAFLSCASPRSLVLLASALALPAGAHPALAQGNAATDSAAFDRLLTALGGIDRQEFVALALACAILGFSVVSAILLMRTRTRAAENEERLRAEIQTLQAENDRSKALLLSEPQVVVAWRAGDDFPQIAGDPSLLLVDGSPQRLLAFGTWLAPEPSLQLERAVDGLRNHAESFALNLTTLTGRAVEAVGRIVGGQAILRFRELSGLRRDLAEMTIRYNALQEETEVLRGFATAIPSPVWVRRANGTLSFANPAYALATEAASSADAVSRDLHLLDSPDRHEMARALSERAAFAKRLPVVIRGERKMFDVQAVALRSGTAGIAIDASEASSLRASLTRMADAHRRTLDQLSSAVAVFDGQQRLIFFNEAYRRLWDLDVGFLNTGPSDAAILDRLRAARKIPEQHDFRQWKARLHEAYRSTEARNDEWHLPDGRTLRVISTPNPEGGVTYLFDDATESLDLERQFDALIRVQRATLDNLAEAVAVFASNGRARLFNPAFARMWQLSADALEQQPHISTVQQWCQPLFDDEHAWQTLRGAITGIDNRNSLMMQIERKDGSVLNCMTMPLPDGATLLTFQDVTDSVNVERALRERNEALETADRMKVNFVHHVSYELRSPLTTIIGFAHFLSDPATGPLTPKQSEYLSYITASTNALLAIINNILDLATIDAGAMSLNLGAVDVRKAIDQASAGVQDRLQTDRITLDVEIIGADAPFIADERRVVQVLYNLLANAVGFSPHDGRVVLRASQHGGRTIFSVSDQGPGIPPESKDKVFNWFEANANGSRHRGAGLGLALVRSFVEMHGGRVSIDSAVGRGTTVTCEFPAEPPNSGIDP